One genomic region from Camelus bactrianus isolate YW-2024 breed Bactrian camel chromosome 3, ASM4877302v1, whole genome shotgun sequence encodes:
- the SPINK13 gene encoding serine protease inhibitor Kazal-type 13, with protein sequence MTTERLTFCRELIQASPKQYIRGGQMAAFPCMTTFFLVSSTLAHIAFAGIVKPRDRSRWPKPNCKMYYPVDPSYDSTCPDVTAYVCATNGQTYQNECFLCLAQWELGHRIKFDKHGKCY encoded by the exons ATGACTACAGAGAGGCTCACATTTTGCAGGGAGCTCATTCAG GCCTCACCAAAGCAGTACATTAGAGGAGGTCAAATGGCTGCCTTTCCCTGCATGACCACGTTTTTCCTGGTATCCTCCACTTTGGCACATATTGCTTTTGCAG GTATAGTCAAACCGCGTGACCGCTCTAGATGGCCTAag CCCAATTGTAAAATGTACTACCCAGTGGATCCTTCTTATGACTCAACCTGTCCTGATGTAACAGCATATGTTTGTGCTACAAATGGCCAGACTTACCAGAATGAGTGTTTTCTTTGTCTTGCTCAGTG gGAATTGGGTCATCGTATTAAATTTGATAAACATGGAAAGTGTTACTAA